In Cryptomeria japonica chromosome 1, Sugi_1.0, whole genome shotgun sequence, the sequence TGTAGAGAGGAATTGATCCAGGTATGGCTTCATCGACCGTTAAGTGAAACAAGCTTACCTCGAAATGAGTTGAAAAACTAGTTGCTATTCATAGTCCCTTGAGACTTCAGGATTAGCAGACTACTGAGTATCGACAAAATCCAACAACACATTGGGATGTTGATCCCGAAGATGTTAGGTAGATTGACAAGGAGGAGGTGCAACATGGTTGGGCTACTGTTGGATGATCCAATTCAAGTAGAGAGTGACAGTGACACAGATGGTTCTAAATCTTTGGATATTGATAGCCTAAAAGAGGCTTAGTCTCATAGATTGTTGTATATTGATGTCTGAGACTTTGGGTTACTTTAAcaactttattttttaattttaaaattgaacaatAAAATACTTTAATACTTAATATTGTTGTTATGGATCTCATgattaatttttttgttgtttcatAGTTTATACTGCTgtcatgatctctctctctctctctctctctctctctatatatatatatatatatataatggcccTTTGACTGTCATTCCCGAAATGCATCCCCCCCCCCTCCTGACCTTGTCCCTGAGACGTCATGGAACATAAGCCAAAGGATTTCCAAGCATCAAAGAACATGGAATCATATCTTGCTGCCATTACTTTGTCTTTCTGTATGAAATAAGTAAATAGCACCAGGGGCATCAAGGTTAATTCACCATACCACGTCCATAACCACCACAATCACATGCATAACTGCCACAAAAACAAGGAAACTGCCATGATGCTGTTCCTGATGATTTTGTTTCTGTACAAAATGCTCTATGTTCTAATTTGAGTCCTCTGTTTGATGAGTTGAATTGTGTATCTAGATCCTTGTGGATCACAACCCAATGAAGTTGGTGATGGAAATGCATAGAATTTGGTGATAATGGATTATCAGTTAGTAGTGATGGTTGTGCTTAGCATGCTTGAGATGATGGTGAACAATTATAACATCTTTCCATTTCAAGAGCAGTGGAAACATAAAGACAGTGCCAAGCAACACAAATAACTAATACATGTCATTTATCAAGTGTTGAATTTAACATTGAATTTTTTGCCAAAACAACATCCAAGTATAAAAGTTTCCATTTAATTGCATCATGATATTGTGAGCTGTTCAAACCAATTGCAAACATCCATTTAACGATATCATTAAGTGATTTTATCTTTCTAACAGCTGCAGCAGTAAAAACCATGGGCTTGTCTACTAATAGTTTTTATTGATTCTTCAACAcaccttttatttatttatgagtTGTGTATTTATTTTAAACTTATTATTTCAATTCTTTGCATGCCACAAGAATATTCCTTTAGTAATGATCAAATTTCGACATAACGAtcattttgaaaagtttaaatatATCACAATGTGTTTGGGGCAAGTGATGAGGAATAAAGAGTTTACACCCTTGACCAAGGTTCCATTCTCCTGGGCCTCTATACATGTCAACATTCTCATGGGGTGACCTGAAGGTAGGGATCAAACTTATCACGtgaaaaacacaaaatacacttttTAATGTGATGGAACCAAGCCCACTCCCCTGTACTCTTCAGACTTTTCTGTAAGATGTTCCCTAATTTTTGTCTGTCAGATGGGCTGACAAGTTGGGACAGAGCATTCCAAAGTGAAAGACCAAGTTTGAAGGCCTGGCAAGTTAAATACCCCATTAGATTGACCTCCTTAATTACACCCAAAAAGGTTTAATAACAAATGCCATTTCAATGTTCAACATCGAAGACGTTGAGAGTAAGCCTCATGTTCAATTGTTTACCTGACGCGTCGCACAGAGCAATCAAAACTCAACATTGGTTCTCTATGAAGAACTACAGTTGGTAACAGCTTGTAGAAAAGTTCAAATAGAAGATTACTCCAGGGCATCTTCAGGAGGGGTTCCATAGTTCAAACTTCAACTTATTGAATGCATTTGCAAAATTTTGAACAAATGGTAGTGTTTATTTTTCCTAGGCTATTGGGAGTTTATAAATCAAAATGTCACTTGTGTTGTCATTGTCCCAACAGAATAATGGGACGTTATAGGTGAATCCCACAAAATGCCGATGAAGCCCATCTATATCATATAAGCCACAGCTTGAGATTAGCTTCGGAGTGTGAAGTGATTCTTCAATACAATATTGCTCAACTcacaaatatgaaaaaaaaaacgcTAAACAAAGTATCTACTTTCATTCTAAGTATATCATTTCCCCCTCATCATTTTTGCGTATTTGGGGAAAGAGAGGGGGATTTAACTTCCAATCCACTGGCATGCCATGATTATTTACCATGGTTAGGCCTGCCTTTAGGATGCATTACTTTGTTGAACTGGACTTATCTCTTTATAAGaagcaaattttaaaaaaattgaaggcAAAAAAATTGTTGATTATCATCTCCACGACTACATATAATTAAAGCAGCATATTTAATCTAATCTGACAATCTTAATGGACTGATGCTGTATAATTTGAAAATATCTTCATACAGAATTTTCAATAGCTATTTAAGTTCAAACTGGTTTGCCACAAACATTGTAAGAATTCTCGGCAAGTTTTTGGTGTTCACCATTAACAATATTGTTTTCTATAGATTTGTGGTTCCTCACAAAACAATGGCGTGTGCTTTATGTTTTAACTTATTGGtaattacaattttttttcacattttcCAGCATGTTTTTAATTTTATCATATAAATCCATTTGAATTCTTTCACACCAAAACTAGATATCTTGAAATAAACCTCCCAccataacaattggttctttgggTTCCATGTTCTCTGAAAAAATGTATGGAAATAGTAGAAAAATAACTCAACCATCATGAACCTCAGATCATAAATCTAGTCTGTGCCCAATTATACAACGTTACCAGAAACTGCATTCTGCCAGAGGATGGATTCTCTGCATTGCAGCAGAAACTCATAACAATAATTTAGCATGAAGATTGATTTCTTGACGGGCTATATAATAATAGCATAAAAGAATGCCAAAGAACATCCTTCGCACCACAAAAGAAAACACTCTTTTTTTGGCTAATGGCCAGTGTTTTGAAAACAAATAAATCACAGAACAAAATAAAAGCCGAAATATTTTAAACAAATTATAGATCCAACCCATGGAATCCAAAACACCCAAACAACTTAAAAGAGTATTACATAGTACCACCTAAACATTTGTAATACATGAATTTAAGGGGTTACGTAATTGAATCTCTTCCTTGATGTAGACTATATTATAAAATACGTAGTGTACTGTGTTACTCATTTCTGCCTTTCTGACACAAGAAGGTACAAATTGCTAGCAAGCCACTACTATTGACAGTTTAGGTTCTTTCCTTGATATTCAACAAAGTAAATAGCAGCTCTTTAGATTCTTCTGCTAGCACATAGTTCACAGAGATTGCTTTGAATGTCTCCACACCCACCCTTAACAAATCTTTAAGTTCAACCATAAATTGGATCAAGGAAAAAGTTCTACATAACCAGTTGCAACAGATACTCCTAATATCACAATAGGAGGGAGAATTACAAACAAAGCAATGGTTGTGAAAAATGGTATATCATTCCTTTTGGCCACTTTATTCAAATAGTCCTGTCTCTTGATATTTCGTTTCTGAGATATTGTTAAGGAGTTTAAATTCGGAGGTTTGAAACGTTTGCCAAGTGGTATTGTGGCTTCGCCAACATCATTGCTTACCAATTCACTGAGCTGCTCACGAATAATCTTTTTGGATGGAACCTGAGATTGCCAACTCCCTGTTTAAACATCAATACAGTGCTCATCATTTACAGCTTATATCACTATTATAGACATGGACTATTGTCATGGCTATAGCTATCGAAGAGAACTATAAGAAGCTAGAGATTCAAAAAGTTGCACAGGTACAGATTTTCTGCTTTTGGCATATTCGCATGTAGATTCTGTGTGCAGCTAATAATAATCAATCAGAAAGCTGGAAAGAATATAATTTAGTTAGCTAATGAAAAATGTGCAAAAAAGATTCTTAACAAGCCTTTGAAAGGTCATTTGAATAAAATAAACCTTTTTCGCAAAGGGTACAAAATATTATGTTGTATTTGCAAATACTCTTTACTTTACTACAGGTTAAAGAGGACTGAAAATTGTTTGATTACCAACCTTCTAGGTTGACAGTGCTGTTAGATGTCAATCGTTCCAAGATATCTAATTGAGACTGAACTGATGATCCTGTCCAGATAGTGGAAAAAGATAATAGCATGAGTGGATGAATATGTTTCCATTTACCAAAAAACGAAAAATTTGAAAGACCTGAAGCAGTTTGTAAAGGAAAGGAGacagaaaatacaatgaaataagACCACTGTAAAATGTCCAAgcagtcctaaaaaaaatcaagcAAGCATAATGTTACTGCTATACAAGTCAATTTCAACGAATGCAAGTTGCCATGACAACATAAACATAGTAAATCTATTAACTGATTGTAATGGGGCCCTCCATGGTAAGTTCCTATAAAAACAGTTGCTTTGCGTAATACAGATATATTCTCTAGGAAAACCAATACTTGGTTGCGATAGAGGAAATTGATGCAGAAAAGCAGAGTTCTTTACATTGAATTTTTTTAATGCTACAAGGATAGGCTTTCAGGAGCATTACTTTAGAGAAGTGCATTTGTAATTAGATCAATTTTTTGTGTAAGCATTTTAAAGAAGAAGAACTCTCTCGCGCTCGTGCAATTTCTCATGTTCAAGAAGGAATCCTGAAATTTTCACCCTTGTTTTTAAATTAAGCTAAttcacaaagatcagtgtgcatgAAATCCTAATAAGTTTTCAACTCTAACTGCGCTCAGAGAGATGAGCTTTTTGAGGTACCATATGTACTTCAACTGCAAAGAACAGTAAGAAGGAAGAATCTAGGGAAGTATTTATTGAAAACCGATCAATTGAATTCATGATTCAATCTTGTTTGGGGCTCCACGAAACCACAACTTGGATTATAATAATTATTTTGCAGTTAAAAGTGGCATTCAGACATTTTCTTCTGTTTAGTTTATCTACATGGATAATCCTCCTCTCCAACCAAAGCTTCCAAATCAACAATTCCTTGCCATATAATACTACAATTGAATTGAACTTCACAGGTGTCCACACTCAGGATCCTGTAACACATAATGCACCTGTGGTCTATGCAACTATGCTTCTTAGGTAGTAAGCTAAAGCCTGTTCGACTAATGTATAAACAGAGAGCCAATTTCTCTAACTGGATCAGTATGTACTTAATGTTAAAACTTGGAACGCCAGTGTTCTTATCTTCAGTATGTGTTAGATGTTATCATAAATACTTTATTTTGTTAGTATTGAGAGGAGCGGAAGACAGAAAATAAAATCCCATTTCAGTGAATTGCAAGCAACTAAGGTGGTAATTTACTATAGAACAGGATTATAAAAGAATCCTAGAGGTACACATTGTCTTCCACAGGGCTGCTAGGCCGGCACATCAATAGTGGAGGCAGGTAGCTGTTTGGAGTAGGATCATATCATCAGAGCTTTGCATTCTGAGCTTCATGTGGTAACAGGCAGCAAAATGGTAAAATTCATatctttttaattcaatttaaccaaacaaaatTAAGTAAATGATCAAACAAATAAAATATGCAAAGCAAAAGCTTATATTTCTTGTAATATTCATTGACTAACGAGGCGAGACAAACAATCCTGTCTTGTATGCGGAGGTGATATTGTTAGCCTTTTACCATTCATGGGGTGAGTGTGATTCATTTGTGAATAGGATTGTCTGGCATTTGGTGGACAGAGTATAGCCCTGTGGATGTAGAATTTTTACTCAGACGAGATTTGAATGAATCATTTTGACAAGCATGGGTTACAATTCAAGTTCTGAACCTGACCAACTCAAAAGTTCAAAAACTGTCACAAGAAAGAAAATCAATCCTGGTCAAACTTGTGACTGCCAAATTATCTTTTACCCCTTCGTGCATTTCAGATCACCTTTGACAAGATACAACAT encodes:
- the LOC131057152 gene encoding uncharacterized protein LOC131057152; the encoded protein is MALKLGFLTSLAPEISVGSSIKHKYNKNAAVSSSRKDTETLLIGLRHHYILNSCSGVKIRTASPPAAAANRTEESGVSEESPDEYRSAGSSVQSQLDILERLTSNSTVNLEGSWQSQVPSKKIIREQLSELVSNDVGEATIPLGKRFKPPNLNSLTISQKRNIKRQDYLNKVAKRNDIPFFTTIALFVILPPIVILGVSVATGYVELFP